The sequence AGACCCCAACGCTGACAGACCTGTAATTTCATTTGGGATTTCATCGTGAAGATTGTTGAAAGAAAGATCAATAAGATTCACTTGATCTAACGTAGAGGTGTATATCATCCTTGTTCCCTTCTTAATCAACACCATCTTGGGCGTAAAAACATAGTTTAATAGTAGTAATTTGGATGCCACTTGTAAAATTTGACGGACTTAAGACCTCTCAAATTTCCTAAGCAGGAAGGGATAGAACCTGTCAAATAATTATGGGAAAGATCAAGAATTTGAAGGCCAAAAAGTTGGTTAAGTTGTGGTGGAATGTGTCCACCAATCATGTTGTCTGTCATGCTAAGCTTTTGCAAAGATAATATACTTTCTCCGAACCACTTGGGTATGATGCCACTGATTTTGTTCTCTCCAATATCTAGTGTAAGCAAGCTTTTGCAGTTGCTTAATGATTTTGGAAGTTCTCCAAAGAGGTTATTACGACTCAATCTCAACCAAAAAAGTGAAGGTGGTGAACATAATGGAGGAATACCACCTGAAAAATTATTCCCGGACAAATCTATGACATGAAGTTGTCGCAAATCAGCCCACCAGTTAGGTATTTTTCCAGACAAATGATGTTTGAGAGGTCCAATCTCATTAGCTGCTTCACTCTTgttattgaaaatggtatagATCCTGTAAATGTATTTCCAGAAAGATCTATAACTTGGAGTTTTGTCATCACATGACCAATGTTTATGGGTATTAATCCTGAAAACAGGTTGTTTGCAAGATTCAAATGTGTTATATTTGGCCAAAGAGGTAACAAACCATGGAAGCTCTTGGAACTTAAGTCCACCACAACACCTTCACTGTAACTAGAATAGAAGTCCACTGTCCGGCTTTGGGATGAAGGAAAATTTACTAACCTTGGAAGATTTCCACCGATCACGCTATCTGATAGATCTAGAAACTGCAACTGTGAGCACATTGTCCAAAGCCAAGGTGTAGGATCTGAAATGGAGCCGTTGGAGAGAATAATAGTACGAAGCTGCTTTTGAGTTTTCAGCCATGTCGGCAACTTGGAGCCCAAAGCACATTTCCTTATCTCGATATATGTGAGGCTAAATGGAAGAATCCATTCACTGCTCAAGTGAGATTAAATATGGTTTCAGGTAAGGCTCCCTTCAGTTGGTTTTGTCCAAAGTCCAAAATTTCCAACCTTGACAGCTGCTCAATAGATGTGGGAATCGTTCCAGATATCTGCTTAAAAGATATACTAATCATCCTTAAGTTCTTCAAATGTCCTAATGAATTTGGAAACTGCCCTGTCAACCGGTTTCCAGCAAAGGCCTAACAACTCTAGGGTCGTGTTGCTGCAGCTAGACAACCCTTCCACTAATCTGCTTGTGTCTCCGTTAAGTTTATTCTGTGTTAGATACGAATCCTGCAGATCACAGAGTTTACCCCACTCAACATTTGATATTGGGCCTTCTATGTTGTTGATTGCTATATCAAGTGTCTCAAGGGTGGTGGCATTAGACAACCATTTAGGCAACACAGAGTTAACAAAGTTATTGCGTGAAATGTAGAGATAAGAAAGGGATGTCATATTCCAGTTGGGAAAGGAGTAAGGGAGATAGCGAAGATCACAGTTTTGCAAACTGAGAGTCACTAAAGATGGCAGCTTATTAAAAAACTGAAGCCAATGTGTTGCCGAAGAAAGGTTCACATAAGAAAGATCAAGATACTTCAAAGAGGACAAACCAGAAACCCAATTCAAATCTTTGATCCAACTACTTTCAACAGAAGCGTAAGGATAGGAGTATGCACGTAGGCTTAAATATTGTAAAATTCGACAGATTCCCAAATGAAGGAGGAATACCAATGAGAGATGAATGGGTGAGGTTAAGATATTGTAATTTTTCAAGAGAACCCAAGAAAGTGGGAGTGGAAAGTCCTTGGAAGTCATTTTCACCAAGGTCTAAATACTCTAAATGTATCAAGTCAAGTAAAGCAGGACTTATCTTGCCACCCAAGCACGTCGAAATGCCAGAAATCAGATATCCCATTTTCTTCTGATAGCAATTGCCTGATGTATCTTTGAGATCAAGCCTGATGACATTACAAGTTTGTACGTCACAAGAAACACTTCTCCAGATGCAGCATTCTTTGCCAATCCAAGAAGCCAATCGGTCAGAGGGATCCGTGAGACTTTGCTTGACTCTTAATAGGCCATTCCTCTCACTCTCAATACATCTTACTTTGGCTTCAGTAGTGTTTGTGAGAGTTAGAGAAGCAGTGCTAATTGCTTCAACTGAAACAAGTAGAGGAAGGgattgaagaaagaaaataagtaCAATAACTAAAACTTCCCCACATGCCATTTTGAGATAATCTTACAAGTAAAAGAGATGGTAAGTTTAAAGTATATTGCTTTTTAGTTGTGTAGTGCCTGTTCATATAGAAAGGCAACTATAAAAAAGGATAAATGTCACTCTCTAATCTTAAGATGGAAGAAGTAGCCTACCTAGTTGGTCTTCATTACCTATTTGATAAGGCATAAGTTTAAATTGAATACAAGTCCAACTCATTTAACTCTGTGGACTTTCCAAAAGAGAGTTGAATAGTACAAGTTTCTGCATTCAACTATGTATTTTAACTCAGGGCACTATTGTGAGATGAAAGTCTTTGTAGTATTAGTTGAATCATTAAGTGCAGTAGTACAGACTTCAATTGAATTTCAACTGTATATTCTAAAACTAAACTAGAAGTACTATGatttaattttgctttttaaaacGGTTACAGTAATTAGTAATGGAACTAATAAGCACTGACAGCATAAAATCTTTTGCACTATCAGTGtaatttaacctatgatattATGTCAGTTTACGTTTATAAAAATAAAGGCAGCCTGGTGCACTAAGCTCTCACTATGCCTGATGTCCATCAGTGCATTGAATTAAATTCTGGTTCCGCCATATGTGCCAACACTAGCAGGAAATGGACGGTAAAGACAAGTATTATTTGTGGTCCTCTATGTACCGTAACTGAGTCAATAGCAAAGATATAGTGAGACTGATTATTCAACTCCAAGAATGAAATTTTACATTTATCTCTAGTTACATGAAAACAAGTAAGAAAGTCAGCTTACAGTAAATGCAAATTTAAGCAGcaagagaaataaaaggaaaaaagacaCTGATGTGAACTTTTTGGAAATAAGTATCACCCCACTAGTCTCACAGGCAAATAAGGACCACTTGAGTGGCTACAATATTGAATCAAAATAAGTATCTATTGCCTTTTTTTGTCTTTCTCAATCATGAAGAAAGATGGAATGTTCATCTCTGTACAACAAAAAATCTGTAATTGGAACTTCAGCTTTCTTTCCAAGAACCACTGAGAATATTAACTACCACACTTTTCCATCAACCTGTACTTTTCCATTAAATTCTACAAAACCCTTTGCtaccctttcttcttcttttacagTGAAGTGTTATGGACAGAATTATGGGGATGAAGAACCTCTTTCTGCTTCTCTGGCATATGATGTTCTTGGTGTTGCTCCGAATTGCTCTACAGATGAGCTGAAATCTGCTTTCAGGAATAAGGTACTATTCCCTCCATCCTAATTTATGTGAAATTGTTTGATTGGGAACCGAGTTttagagaaaagaaaattttgtttttgaaactTCTGGTCTAAAATAAGTCATATGAATATCTGTGgcaataagggtaaaatgggaGGTTTGAAGTTAAATTAGTACTAAATATAGAAATCTTGACATTCTTTTTCTTGGGGATTGATTAAAAAGAGAAAGTGTCACAAAAAATGAGACAGCGGCTGTATAGAATTTGCAGTTTTGGATAAATCATTAAGAATCCATGTCGATTTTCCTGTTTTCTTTTGAACTTCTGAAAAAGATGGACTCTATACTTTTTTGAGCTTGCAAGGTTCTTTATTTTTCTGGCTATGGATTCATGGAACATCACTTACTAGTTTAAAGTAGTAAGATAGACTTCATGCAGATTGCACACTGAGTTTTTGGTATAGGTGTTCTGGGGCTAATGATCTACGAAGAAAGGAGGTGGAACTGGGGAGTCTAAAATTCCTGAGAACTCTGTTTTTTTATGATTACGTTGGCATTAATCCGGCAAAACGAGGATCATTCAGTGTAGGTTCAATGGATAACGGGGATGGAATAGCTGCTTGAAAATTGCTAATGATGCTTCTTTTGTTTGGTTTAATAATTGATGGAAACAGGTTAAGAAGTTTCATCCTGATGTAAGGAGAGATGGGAATGGTTCGGATAAAATGATTCGCCGAGTCATTCAAGCCTATGAGGTAAATAGTCCTTATTGCTAAGGACGGCAAACAAATCAGCCAATTTGGTTCATGCTTTTTGCTCAACATTCTAGTTAGCTTTGCGttatataaaaggaaaatccAAAGGATTTGTCTTTCAAGGGACAACTAATTTAATATGCAGACAGTAAGATAGAAAAGCTGGAGGTAGATAATCCTTTAGTACCAGTTTTTCGATGAAATGGTAGAGTGCAGAGAATTGTAGGATCATTCTATACTTCATTATAAGATTTGGTTCCAAACTGTTCCACAAAAccttagaaaaaaatttaaggcCTCTAGTTTTACAGAGGAAATTCCAAAATCATAATGCCTTCTTTTAGTTGCTTAAATTTTCTTGCTCAAATGATAGCTGACTCCTACTGTTTGAAATGAATGCAGAAGTTGTCCAACTTCACAAAGTCAGAGATAATTGAAAGGTAAATTGGCTATGTAAGTTTATAATCTTAATGAATCTAAATCCCAAAATATCGAATTTTCACATCCTAATCTAGTGATCATCACTGCAGCatttcattgtttttattttttgaagtagTGGTCCTTCAGGTAGTAAATTTTTACCATATTCACTGTTTGAGTTCTGCAGGGAATGCTTAGATCCGTTTGATCAGCCAGAAGGTGAAGCATTTGATCTCTTTGTTGATGAGACTGTTTGTATTGGAAAAGGTAACAACTCCTTTACTAGAAATTTCCATCATGATCAGCAGTTGCAAATAGCATAGAGGACGTTAGAAATAGTAGTTTGCTTCTTGTGAAATCCTGCTATATCAACTTCTTATTGAAGGCCTGCATTTTATGTTTGTGAAATAAATGTGGCAATGGACAAAAGTGCAATGGATGTCCATGATGTTTTTATTAGTTCAACATCTGGCACCAGTATATTAAACAGTTGTAATATCATTACAatcagtattttttttttgacgacaagggaaacccgcagccgctacccttttgGGTGCACACAGGGTAAAAtaccgctcctatgcaatagctcgcaaaccacataggagaggtaacccgcactaggcaagcctggtgcgacgagctcgacccagaaggcaaaccccttgctttcgctggcaaggggtttcgaacttgagacttCTAACATGGAAGTTccaagctcaaaccactgggccaccgCAAAGGGTATCATTAAAATCAGTATTGATGCTTTGGTAATACTTTCATACTGTTACTGATCAATGCAAACATACTAATGCAGCTAAAAGAGCTCTGAAGTGTAGCAAAACCTTGTTTTCCATATTAAAGGGCTCTGTTTGCCTTGTCTGAGTACTTAGTAGTAGTTAGTAAGTTGTCACGCCTTGCACAAAAGGATCTCCTGGCTAATCCTGATACTAGTAGCTTTCTAAGGTCTCCACAGATATCTAAGCTGTACTCCAgcaatttcataataattttttttcattagtgAATCCAGTGATGACCTCCTCCATCAGTTCTGTGATTTTATCTTCCGAAAAAATGTCATAGCCTGCAAGTGATTCTTCCAGTAGACTGTCTTTATGGAAACTATCCCTTCAATTGTCAGCATGTTTTgaataatacaaaatttgtaTAGTTGCTGATCTCCCTCTTTTACAATAAATGCAGGTTGCCCATTTTCATGCGTTAAGAAAGCACCTCATGCATTCACTTTTTCCTCGTTGACAGGAACTGCACAAGCAACTTCTCAAGGTCATATAGTAGTACTGAATACTGCAACTTCTTTGTTACTTCTGTCAGAAATTAGTCAGCTAACAGgaaaattttagtgaaatttagtgAACAAAAGGAAATCACTGAAAAACAAGATAACCTACATTAATTTTGTTTGGCCTATTAAACGAAGGTTTTATCCTCTCTTTTTATCTGGCTACTGAACCAAAAGGTCTATATATTCAGGACATGGTGAAGATTACCAAGTCCATCTTGCAGCTGGACAATGCCCCAGGAGTTGCATACATTATGTTACACCTTCTCAAAGAATAGTTCTTGAAGAGCTACTTGGCAGGTATCTTTACTCCGTGACGCAAATTTCATCCTGCTTTTGTAAAAGTGGAAGAAGGTAAACTTTTGAACAGGAAGAAtcccaaaaaaaaagtttatataaATGTTTACTCAGGATAGCACCTTAAGTTATAAATCAGTTTGCTCTCCTTTTGGCTCCAAGTCGTTATGATTATATTTAACTGTTCTTttttgctgctgctgctgctgtcCGTTATTTTCTAATCATtattttgtgaattttcttctttgtagCATCATGAGCACACCTTATGATACATCAGCAGAAGCAGACTTGCTTTATTCACTAATTGTAAAAGCTCGTTTTGAGAACAATCGCTACCAGAAGCCCAAGAAGCAGCCTAAGGCCTCAACCGAACATGTAGACTGGTTCTAAATCCTGAAAGTCCTCATAGAAAACCACCTTGTTGTGTGTAGAAACTCGGAATATGAATATAGAGACTGCCACTTCAAAGGCTATGCAATGCTGAAGTTTATCACATGAACGATGGGGGAAATTTGATTTGAGTTGACTGTCAACCTTATGCTATGTTATCGAAGACCTAAATGGTCTTCACTCTGCAGCAGCATATGAAATGCTGGGCACAAGTGTTGGGAAAAGCAGCTGCAACTGACTGTCTGAATATTTGGTAATATGAGATTGATGTAAATATTTACTAATCTTATTTTTTATGGTGGATTATGTTGTTTTACGCCCCACAAAATGATAGATTAAAACTCCATGTCTGtatgaaaattgaaatgatacagttgaagcaaatttcGTCTTTAGGAAAAAACCATTGTTATTTACCTTATCGAGGAAGTACCTCACAATTTtacaaaacaaattatacaatctTGAAAGTAATAGAAGTTGTAAAGGAGAAAACTCTCCTGTTGTACCAACTAAGAAAGGACATCGAGAAAATATCTTCAAAGAACGAAGAATCTTTCAATCTTCAAGCAAAATCAATTTACATTCCCTGAACTGAGAATTGCTTTGATGTGGTTGAAGCTCGTGGTCGCTGTTTGAGTCcactcatcatcatcttcatccCATCAATCTTCTGTACAGATTTTTTGCTCTTTAATGGTGAAGCTAACCTACTTACCAATCTTGATGGTGAAAATGACCTCATTTTGGAGGGTGAAGAAGCTATCTTGTTTGCCAATCTTGATGGTGAAAATGACCTCATTTTGGATGGTGAAGAAGCTATCTTGTTTGCCAATCTTGATGGAGAAAATGATCTTCTCAGTTTGGCAGCTGCAGACATCTTTGGGGACCTCTTGTTCAAACTTGTTGCTCTAGTAGGAGAGACAGAAATTTGTGGAGGGCTCCTGATTTTTACTTGAAACTTTGGTGGAGACTTCACCAAAGACTTAGTGCCCAAACTTGTTACTCTGGTAGGAGACACAGAAAGTTGTGGGGGGTTCCTGATTTTCACTTGAAACTTTGGTGGAGACTTAGCCAAAGACTTAGTGCCCGAACTTGTTACTCTGGTAGGAGACACAGAAAGTTGTGGGGGGCTCCTGATTTTCACTTGAAACTTTGAGGCTTTGGGTGGAGACTTTGTCGAGAACTTAGTACCCAAACTTGTCACTCTGGTAGGAGATGTATGAAGTTTTTGGGGGCTTCTGATTTTCATTTGAAGCTTTGGGGCCTTGGGTGGGGACTTCACCAAGAACTTATGGGGTGATTGTCGATTTCTTGCAATCACTGGAGCTTGTGTTTTAGATAATTTCTGCTGCTGTGAAGTTGTTGATGAATGGAACAGTGGGTTCGGAAAAAGGACAGTCTTTTTCACCCATGGCCTATTCCTTGGTGAAACTCTATTTGCAATGTATTtgcaattttctttttcacacTCCTTCTGCTGCACTGGAGAAACCTTGAAGTTTATTCGTGATTTTGCTCGTCGTTTTGATGGTGTATCAGACTCTGTCCTCATCGTTTGCAAGGTTACctgtttctctctctttctacGTGATCGGAGCTCAGAGTTTTCGGGGCTTGGCTTCTGATTTTGCCTCTGTATAAGTGGAGTTTTCGGGTCATCAGACCCCTTGGGACCTACTGCCTCCACTATATCTCTAGCAAATTGACTTGCCTGTTTAATTTCAGCCACTGTCTCTCCTAGAAGCATTGCTGGTAATGACATTCGCCGCCATTCCCCTGTTCCCACCAAAGCCCAAAAATCATCAACCTT comes from Solanum pennellii chromosome 1, SPENNV200 and encodes:
- the LOC107008269 gene encoding probable microtubule-binding protein TANGLED is translated as MVARTPPKLQNKKMVVPPLNPILLRETLNKVDKCMARLQELQYTVTGGHKVISGVTLSPRSTRGYLRTSLRCKQESLRIKNATSRKSPPGKMPTSGGEWRRMSLPAMLLGETVAEIKQASQFARDIVEAVGPKGSDDPKTPLIQRQNQKPSPENSELRSRRKREKQVTLQTMRTESDTPSKRRAKSRINFKVSPVQQKECEKENCKYIANRVSPRNRPWVKKTVLFPNPLFHSSTTSQQQKLSKTQAPVIARNRQSPHKFLVKSPPKAPKLQMKIRSPQKLHTSPTRVTSLGTKFSTKSPPKASKFQVKIRSPPQLSVSPTRVTSSGTKSLAKSPPKFQVKIRNPPQLSVSPTRVTSLGTKSLVKSPPKFQVKIRSPPQISVSPTRATSLNKRSPKMSAAAKLRRSFSPSRLANKIASSPSKMRSFSPSRLANKIASSPSKMRSFSPSRLVSRLASPLKSKKSVQKIDGMKMMMSGLKQRPRASTTSKQFSVQGM
- the LOC107008271 gene encoding chaperone protein dnaJ C76, chloroplastic isoform X2; this translates as MECSSLYNKKSVIGTSAFFPRTTENINYHTFPSTCTFPLNSTKPFATLSSSFTVKCYGQNYGDEEPLSASLAYDVLGVAPNCSTDELKSAFRNKVKKFHPDVRRDGNGSDKMIRRVIQAYEKLSNFTKSEIIERECLDPFDQPEGEAFDLFVDETVCIGKGCPFSCVKKAPHAFTFSSLTGTAQATSQGHGEDYQVHLAAGQCPRSCIHYVTPSQRIVLEELLGSIMSTPYDTSAEADLLYSLIVKARFENNRYQKPKKQPKASTEHVDWF
- the LOC107008271 gene encoding chaperone protein dnaJ C76, chloroplastic isoform X1 → MECSSLYNKKSVIGTSAFFPRTTENINYHTFPSTCTFPLNSTKPFATLSSSFTVKCYGQNYGDEEPLSASLAYDVLGVAPNCSTDELKSAFRNKVKKFHPDVRRDGNGSDKMIRRVIQAYEKLSNFTKSEIIERECLDPFDQPEGEAFDLFVDETVCIGKGCPFSCVKKAPHAFTFSSLTGTAQATSQGHGEDYQVHLAAGQCPRSCIHYVTPSQRIVLEELLGRYLYSVTQISSCFCKSGRSIMSTPYDTSAEADLLYSLIVKARFENNRYQKPKKQPKASTEHVDWF
- the LOC114075572 gene encoding receptor-like protein EIX1 produces the protein MACGEVLVIVLIFFLQSLPLLVSVEAISTASLTLTNTTEAKVRCIESERNGLLRVKQSLTDPSDRLASWIGKECCIWRSVSCDVQTCNVIRLDLKDTSGNCYQKKMGYLISGISTCLGGKISPALLDLIHLEYLDLGENDFQGLSTPTFLGSLEKLQYLNLTHSSLIDLNWVSGLSSLKYLDLSYVNLSSATHWLQFFNKLPSLVTLSLQNCDLRYLPYSFPNWNMTSLSYLYISRNNFVNSVLPKWLSNATTLETLDIAINNIEGPISNVEWGKLCDLQDSYLTQNKLNGDTSRLVEGLSSCSNTTLELLGLCWKPVDRAVSKFIRTFEELKDDYLTYIEIRKCALGSKLPTWLKTQKQLRTIILSNGSISDPTPWLWTMCSQLQFLDLSDSVIGGNLPRIYTIFNNKSEAANEIGPLKHHLSGKIPNWWADLRQLHVIDLSGNNFSGGIPPLCSPPSLFWLRLSRNNLFGELPKSLSNCKSLLTLDIGENKISGIIPKWFGESILSLQKLSMTDNMIGGHIPPQLNQLFGLQILDLSHNYLTGRIPEDIGSMKQLETLDLSSNHLFGNPELCGKPLITDCSPPRKEISRNLKKKKKMKVTSISQRNLEKELSGAVLFSRLACLGFSESQGKNYSLDHALWTSTRSSAVLRIDLLWTT